A single genomic interval of Spirosoma linguale DSM 74 harbors:
- a CDS encoding FMN-dependent alpha-hydroxy acid dehydrogenase (PFAM: FMN-dependent alpha-hydroxy acid dehydrogenase~KEGG: prw:PsycPRwf_1462 FMN-dependent alpha-hydroxy acid dehydrogenase), whose translation MNVAERDLLDVNQLINLFDVEKLAAERMTPMAYEYVASGAADEFTLRWNRQALDSIKLNTRVLVDVSRIDTRVSLFGLDLAYPILVAPTAYHRTMHPEGELATARGAGAAEALYVVSSFTNTPLSEIASVATQPLWFQLYVSDDREQTKALVQEAEAQGCRALCVTVDTPVAGVRNRQQRVNFAMPEGIRTPHMADAFALTKSLTWKDVDWLQSFAKIPILLKGILNSDDAELAIQAGVSGIIVSNHGGRNLDTVPATIEALPRIAERVNKRVPVLMDGGIRRGTDVVKAIALGANAVLVGKPICFGLACGGADGVAKVLTILRTELELAMALTGKATLTDIDQSVIWR comes from the coding sequence TCTGTTGGATGTCAATCAACTTATCAATCTGTTTGATGTAGAAAAGCTGGCTGCGGAGCGAATGACGCCGATGGCCTATGAATATGTGGCCAGTGGAGCCGCCGATGAGTTCACACTTCGCTGGAACCGGCAGGCACTGGACTCAATAAAGCTTAATACGCGGGTACTCGTGGATGTAAGCCGGATCGACACGCGGGTTTCCCTGTTCGGGCTCGATCTGGCTTACCCCATCCTTGTTGCGCCAACGGCTTATCACAGAACCATGCACCCCGAAGGCGAGCTGGCTACTGCCCGGGGTGCCGGAGCCGCCGAAGCCCTGTATGTGGTCAGCTCGTTTACAAACACCCCCCTGAGCGAAATTGCCTCGGTCGCGACGCAGCCGCTCTGGTTTCAGCTTTACGTGAGCGACGATCGGGAGCAGACGAAGGCGCTGGTGCAGGAAGCCGAAGCGCAAGGGTGCCGGGCGCTCTGCGTGACGGTCGATACGCCCGTGGCGGGCGTTCGAAACCGGCAGCAGCGCGTCAACTTTGCCATGCCGGAGGGCATACGGACGCCCCACATGGCCGATGCCTTTGCGCTCACGAAGTCGTTGACCTGGAAAGACGTCGACTGGCTGCAATCCTTCGCGAAAATACCTATTCTACTGAAAGGGATACTGAATTCCGACGATGCCGAACTGGCTATTCAGGCAGGTGTATCCGGTATTATCGTCTCGAACCACGGCGGGCGAAATCTGGATACTGTACCGGCTACCATTGAGGCACTTCCGCGCATTGCCGAACGGGTTAATAAACGAGTGCCCGTTTTGATGGACGGCGGTATTCGCCGGGGCACCGACGTGGTAAAAGCGATTGCCTTGGGCGCAAATGCCGTGCTGGTCGGCAAACCCATTTGTTTCGGTCTGGCTTGCGGAGGAGCCGACGGAGTAGCGAAAGTGCTAACCATCCTCCGGACTGAGCTGGAACTGGCCATGGCTCTAACCGGGAAAGCCACCCTGACCGATATTGATCAATCCGTGATTTGGCGGTAG
- a CDS encoding hypothetical protein (KEGG: hypothetical protein), protein MKYIFYISFLFTTLFLASCNSENSKSKTSEQIVEQEKPILDVKAFIGKSLKEVEQILGKAERIEKIKGYPCKKSKCEKAFFEKEKYEVIFKKGKVDRISINDTSDFTEDDNAIQKLGLPASEPSFKNPGNVIRWTSVEGVHEISFFSTYIYIIINPAD, encoded by the coding sequence ATGAAATACATTTTCTACATCTCATTCTTATTTACGACCCTATTCTTAGCAAGTTGTAACTCTGAAAATTCAAAATCTAAAACTTCAGAACAAATTGTTGAGCAAGAGAAGCCAATTTTAGACGTAAAAGCCTTTATTGGTAAATCATTAAAAGAAGTAGAACAAATTCTCGGAAAGGCTGAGAGAATTGAAAAAATTAAAGGCTACCCTTGTAAGAAATCAAAATGTGAGAAGGCATTCTTTGAAAAAGAGAAATATGAGGTAATCTTTAAGAAAGGTAAAGTAGATAGAATTTCAATCAATGATACGTCTGACTTCACAGAAGATGATAATGCAATTCAGAAATTGGGTCTTCCTGCCTCTGAGCCATCTTTTAAAAATCCAGGCAATGTCATTCGATGGACTTCAGTTGAAGGTGTACATGAAATCAGCTTTTTTTCAACTTACATTTATATAATAATTAATCCAGCGGACTAA
- a CDS encoding conserved hypothetical protein (PFAM: conserved hypothetical protein~KEGG: ecg:E2348C_3361 hypothetical protein), whose amino-acid sequence MTYSLEWLVENFERGKRIKYLFFWGHQKSKSGDLTASCFSQWWTSPFIIDKVKYNTAEHWMMAQKALLFGDKEVYDKIIVAKSPAEAKSLGRQVRNFDEATWSAKRSGIVVQGSLQKFTQHPDLKEFLLNTKERVLAEASPVDKIWGIGLAADSDKAENPKRWNGLNLLGFALMEVRDILRK is encoded by the coding sequence ATGACATACAGTTTAGAGTGGCTTGTCGAGAATTTTGAGCGCGGAAAACGGATAAAGTACCTCTTCTTTTGGGGGCATCAAAAAAGCAAAAGTGGTGATTTAACCGCTTCGTGTTTCAGCCAGTGGTGGACTTCGCCGTTTATAATTGATAAGGTTAAATACAATACAGCGGAACACTGGATGATGGCTCAAAAGGCCTTGCTATTCGGTGACAAAGAAGTGTATGACAAAATCATTGTTGCCAAATCGCCAGCTGAAGCCAAAAGCCTGGGTAGGCAAGTGCGTAATTTTGACGAAGCTACTTGGAGTGCCAAACGCTCTGGAATAGTAGTTCAGGGCAGTTTACAGAAATTTACACAGCATCCCGACCTCAAGGAGTTTCTACTCAACACCAAAGAACGGGTGTTGGCCGAAGCCAGTCCAGTGGACAAAATTTGGGGCATTGGGCTGGCAGCTGACAGCGACAAGGCAGAAAACCCAAAACGTTGGAACGGACTGAATTTGCTTGGGTTTGCCCTAATGGAAGTTAGGGACATACTTAGAAAGTAG
- a CDS encoding ISPpu9, transposase (KEGG: ara:Arad_9953 ISPpu9, transposase), translating into MKEQLNYQQMPVIHQQVAGIDIGSKFHVVAVGDNPKTDVKEFGVSTKALFEIALFLKENDVQHVAMEATGGYEKPLVSVLQQEGFDVLVTAGANTKNYRRFKSDVSDAIHIRTLHQLGLLPPIFITDEFATTIRPLVRMRQSLIEDGADYIRRIQKTLRLINVRLDATLTDSTSVSGLAIIKAICEGEEDGAILAALVDKHCKKTPAELTQLLTGNWTPSIRLQVQSSYRLYQAVQAEMTRLDAELDRLFTEHTQHLPRAEATKKKPRKHRNAPKVAVEQYARQMLGVNLHEIPGFGRTAILTLMSEVGESIHRFNSAKAFAKWLGFTPNNKASGGKLLSRKTLKNKSNLPNTFRQVANSIGNMKDSNPLVNFFRRVAFKSSRKKAITATARKLAVLVYTMLKRGEAYQPEKLERDQEQVKVMQIRKIKKNLHKFGISIQDLGWTVDFQTA; encoded by the coding sequence ATGAAAGAACAGCTTAACTATCAGCAAATGCCTGTCATTCATCAGCAGGTGGCAGGCATTGACATTGGCTCCAAGTTTCACGTCGTAGCCGTGGGAGACAATCCCAAAACCGACGTCAAAGAGTTTGGCGTTTCCACTAAAGCCCTTTTTGAGATCGCGCTTTTTCTCAAAGAGAATGACGTTCAGCACGTTGCTATGGAAGCCACCGGAGGCTACGAAAAACCACTGGTGAGCGTCCTCCAACAGGAAGGCTTTGACGTGTTAGTTACAGCTGGAGCCAACACCAAAAACTACCGACGCTTCAAGTCAGACGTGTCAGATGCCATCCATATCCGAACCCTGCATCAGTTAGGTTTACTACCCCCTATTTTCATCACCGATGAGTTTGCTACCACCATTCGGCCACTGGTGCGGATGCGCCAAAGCCTCATTGAAGATGGGGCTGACTACATCCGGCGCATCCAAAAGACGCTTCGGCTGATCAATGTGCGCTTAGATGCCACCTTGACCGATTCCACTTCCGTGTCGGGCTTGGCGATCATCAAGGCAATTTGTGAGGGCGAAGAGGACGGGGCAATTCTGGCGGCCCTGGTTGATAAACATTGTAAGAAGACACCTGCCGAACTTACCCAATTGCTAACGGGAAATTGGACACCTAGTATACGACTACAAGTGCAGTCGTCCTACCGGCTTTATCAGGCCGTTCAGGCTGAAATGACCCGGTTGGATGCCGAGTTAGACCGACTCTTCACAGAGCATACTCAACATTTGCCTAGAGCCGAAGCGACTAAAAAGAAGCCTCGTAAGCACAGGAATGCACCTAAAGTAGCGGTGGAACAGTATGCTCGGCAGATGTTAGGGGTCAATTTGCATGAGATACCAGGCTTTGGTCGCACGGCCATCCTAACATTGATGAGTGAAGTAGGCGAAAGTATCCACCGTTTTAACTCAGCAAAAGCGTTTGCCAAGTGGTTGGGTTTTACTCCCAATAATAAAGCATCTGGGGGTAAACTACTGTCGCGCAAGACTTTGAAGAACAAATCGAATCTGCCCAATACGTTCCGTCAGGTGGCTAATTCGATTGGTAACATGAAGGACTCCAATCCGTTGGTGAACTTCTTTCGGCGGGTAGCCTTCAAATCCAGCCGCAAAAAAGCCATCACGGCCACAGCAAGAAAGTTAGCCGTGCTGGTCTATACGATGTTGAAAAGAGGGGAAGCTTACCAACCCGAAAAGCTGGAACGGGATCAGGAACAAGTAAAGGTGATGCAGATCCGCAAAATCAAGAAAAATCTGCATAAGTTTGGTATCTCGATTCAAGATTTGGGCTGGACGGTGGACTTTCAGACTGCTTGA